A genomic stretch from Penicillium digitatum chromosome 4, complete sequence includes:
- a CDS encoding Riboflavin synthase-like beta-barrel, which yields MTSQRDSPIPHELRTAAEPRQNRLHPVRLSHIEQVNHSVRLLQFALPQENYDNNQQSFSFLPGQWLDVHIPSISQAGGFTITSTPADAKVLPPPEASIDSLAGEALEPSSESQGRPPYVELAVQESPSNPSAAWLWRPKDEILGKEVSIRVGGSFIWPPTGVSINDVKNVVFVAGGVGVNPLISILSHLNNNEPHTPNPTTIRILYSSRLPQDRETASANTTLDQILFLPRLRQIFRSQESSHRLRISLDLFLTDLASSPDLLSSGSPSDIKIHARRINDRDLRSAAVGIDGGLDSQGTVCYVCGPPGMTDFIVKKLVLILGNGGEQRVFFEKWW from the exons ATGACTTCCCAGAGAGATAGCCCAATACCCCATGAGCTGCGCACAGCTGCAGAGCCCCGGCAAAATAGACTACATCCAGTGCGACTATCGCACATTGAGCAGGTCAACCACTCTGTTCGGCTACTACAATTCGCTCTGCCCCAAGAGAATTAT GATAACAATCAACAGTCATTCAGCTTCCTCCCTGGCCAATGGCTTGATGTTCATATCCCCTCCATCTCCCAAGCGGGGGGCTTCACTATTACCTCCACCCCGGCAGATGCGAAAGTGTTGCCCCCACCTGAGGCTTCTATTGATTCATTAGCTGGCGAGGCATTAGAGCCCTCTTCAGAATCTCAAGGACGCCCACCATATGTGGAACTAGCTGTACAAGAATCTCCAAGCAACCCCTCCGCGGCATGGCTATGGAGACCAAAAGACGAGATACTAGGGAAGGAGGTTAGCATCCGAGTTGGTGGAAGCTTCATCTGGCCACCTACTGGAGTCAGTATCAACGATGTTAAGAATGTGGTCTTCGTTGCGGGTGGTGTTGGCGTTAA TCCTCTGATATCCATACTATCCCACCTAAACAACAACGAACCTCACACCCCCAACCCAACAACCATCCGCATCTTGTACTCCAGCCGCCTACCGCAAGACCGGGAAACAGCCTCAGCAAACACAACATTAGACCAGATTCTGTTTCTCCCGCGTCTGCGCCAGATATTCAGGTCTCAAGAGAGTTCGCATCGGCTCCGGATCTCGCTGGACCTTTTCCTCACGGACTTGGCCTCATCGCCTGATCTGCTCTCATCTGGGTCTCCTTCGGATATTAAAATTCATGCAAGGAGGATAAACGATCGTGATTTGCGATCTGCGGCTGTGGGTATAGATGGTGGGTTGGATTCTCAGGGCACAGTATGCTATGTATGTGGGCCGCCTGGTATGACCGATTTCATTGTGAAGAAGTTGGTTTTGATCCTAGGTAATGGCGGGGAGCAGCGAGTTTTCTTTGAGAAATGGTGGTAA
- a CDS encoding DNA repair protein rad50 yields MQFMFPRKHRHHKLVLWLMAGEFPITIVMLTLTGIASHNLYRTLLWQDGADNGFNSAPNEVLYAASNYRPFKAPMVWSAFITNYNLVLGVLSTFFLITKMPIHWMCLFYPPIAVVIHGSLIILYIVAAVYQAGSDMSDPKHPQPGAPWYIAKSCNVAAKKSNVRYCMQAKALFAVTIIMIIYYVVHLGLNIHSCFITPEEREAILEQREERRIEKEFEEEIIKSPSMIPMPPGSMPRGPGMVPRIPGVPPMAFGGNISPFAPRTLAFNRLGNSSTASDLPLRDKSRVQAQSPPPQSNEVSPESSTGSPVHFPPPPPKKTADA; encoded by the exons atgcagttcatgTTTCCAAGGAAGCACAGACACCACAAGCTCGTCCTTTGGTTGATGGCCGGGGAATTTCCGATCACCATTGTAATGCTGACATTGACGGGTATCGCTTCTCACAACCTATATCGGACATTGTTATGGCAAGATGGGGCCGACAATGGATTTAACAGTGCTCCAAACGAGGTACTGTATGCAGCATCGAACTATAGACCATTCAAGGCCCCCATGGTTTGGTCTGCCTT TATCACTAACTACAACCTTGTTCTTGGTGTATTGAGCACTTTCTTCCTCATCACAAAAATGCCTATCCACTGGATGTGCCTATTTTATCCTCCTATTGCGGTCGTCATCCACGGGTCCTTGATCATTCTCTATATCGTGGCAGCGGTGTACCAGGCTGGGTCTGACATGTCAGACCCTAAACATCCCCAGCCAGGAGCCCCGTGGTACATTGCGAAGAGTTGCAATGTTGCCGCGAAAAAGTCCAATGTTAGATACTGCATGCAAGCCAAAGCGCTGTTTGCTGTGACCATCATCATGAT CATCTACTATGTAGTTCACCTTGGCCTCAACATCCACTCCTGCTTCATCACCCCCGAAGAACGAGAAGCGATACTGGAGCAGAGAGAAGAGCGTCGCATCGAGAAGGAATTCGAAGAAGAGATCATCAAGTCTCCCAGTATGATTCCCATGCCTCCTGGCTCAATGCCTCGAGGACCAGGCATGGTTCCCCGCATCCCCGGGGTTCCACCCATGGCGTTTGGGGGAAATATCTCACCCTTCGCACCCCGTACGCTGGCCTTCAACCGACTTGGCAATAGCAGCACAGCCTCGGATCTCCCACTGCGGGACAAATCTCGCGTGCAGGCTCAATCCCCGCCGCCGCAATCGAATGAAGTCAGCCCAGAGAGTTCGACGGGGTCGCCGGTGCACTTCCCGCCGCCGCCACCAAAGAAGACTGCTGATGCCTGA
- a CDS encoding GATA transcription factor LreB: MALSRPQLYEVYAVEQQQVHGSYGGHYGVQGGQHGGYQGVQHDAGWTERVLDEMKDMLLLLTPEGQIAYASPSCKYITGCVAKQLEGSLLSQYIHEDDQPIFQRDLDDSVAANRSFRTYLRFQKTNNTYSLLEAYGHPHLANQDERPTGRTTPASRCTGFFLVCRPGPNKVSQLLDSFLEHKIENARLIQQIAKLKQEEDEEATATRVVYSRSEQDIRAPVTENQGQQSSRSGEISSDPDTTDTVGPNSDESDTGQSTGYYPERNVGEAYSHIDGIEVMTGLNYAEGERSQGLSTGVSRGRLIHCDIDITTAADQERNAQEGDRRKRLKAQHVCSDCGTADSPEWRKGPNGPKTLCNACGLRWSKKEKKRQESA, from the exons ATGGCCCTGAGTCGTCCACAACTCTATGAGG TTTACGCAGTGGAGCAGCAGCAAGTTCATGGGTCCTACGGCGGGCACTACGGTGTGCAAGGTGGTCAACACGGGGGATACCAGGGCGTACAACACGATGCGGGCTGGACAGAGCGAGTTCTCGATGAAATGAAGGATATGCTACTTCTCCTAACCCCGGAGGGCCAAATCGCCTATGCCTCACCATCGTGCAAGTATATCACCGGCTGTGTTGCAAAGCAACTCGAGGGAAGTCTTCTGTCACAGTACATTCATGAGGACGACCAGCCAATATTCCAGAGAGACTTGGATGACTCGGTCGCCGCGAACCGGTCGTTCCGTACCTACTTGCGATTCCAAAAGACCAACAACACATATTCTCTCCTGGAGGCTTATGGCCACCCACATCTTGCAAATCAAGATGAGCGTCCGACAGGGAGAACTACACCCGCCAGTCGCTGCACCGGCTTTTTCCTCGTGTGCCGACCAGGTCCCAACAAGGTCTCGCAGCTTCTTGACTCCTTTTTGGAACACAAGATTGAGAATGCACGTCTGATCCAACAGATTGCCAAACTGaagcaagaagaagatgaagaggcgACCGCGACTCGGGTGGTCTATTCTAGGAGCGAGCAGGATATTCGCGCTCCCGTGACCGAGAACCAGGGCCAACAATCCTCTCGTTCAGGGGAAATATCTAGTGATCCTGACACTACGGACACCGTGGGGCCGAACTCGGATGAATCCGACACAGGGCAATCGACGGGATATTACCCAGAGCGGAATGTCGGCGAGGCTTACTCACACATCGATGGCATCGAAGTCATGACCGGTCTTAACTATGCAGAGGGCGAGAGATCGCAAGGCCTCAGTACAGGTGTCAGCCGTGGCCGTCTTATACATTGCGATATCGACATCACCACGGCTGCTGACCAAGAGCGCAATGCTCAGGAAGGTGATCGCCGTAAAAGGCTCAAGGCACAACATGTCTGTAGCGACTGCGGAACGGCAGACTCCCCGGAATGGAGAAAGGGGCCTAATGGGCCTAAGACCTTGTGCAATGCTTGTGGCT TGCGCTGGTCtaaaaaggagaagaagcgccAGGAATCGGCGTAA
- a CDS encoding Recombination/repair protein Rad50, which produces MYVMIIPPKIDKLSILGVRSFDNTRSETIQFHTPLTLIVGYNGSGKTTIIECLKYATTGDLPPNSKGGAFIHDPKLCGEKEVLAQVKLSFKATSGAKMVATRSLQLTVKKTTRQQKTLEGQLLMVKNGERTAISSRVAELDQIMPQYLGVSKAVLDSVIFCHQDESLWPMSEPSVLKKRFDEIFEALKYTKAIDNIKALRKKQNEELGKYKIMEQHAKEDKDKADRAEKRSVKLQDEIEALREETQRMSQEMRRVAELADKAWTQSESFAQVLGALEGKRIEAKSIQTTIDNLKRHLIELDDSDEWLESTLEQFETKQVQYQQQEESQKESYMEIKDQIEQTRHRLGLKQAENGKFENDKANFERQSQRRQNMINEIARANNIRGLGEKIDQSEIDTFMQKIKRLLREQNQSLDRVKREAQRELREVQETLNEIGQRKSALQETKNAAKRQIAANENEATTYQKKLNEIEVDEGFQAALESKVEDITSNLEHAKDRAKTASWDQDIQDANAEIRRLEDENSRLNSELIDSTKKAGELARLDHLKKESKDRERSLQTMKGAYSDRLEKAIGSDWKPETLERGFQQALDIESKQVADVERERDGVSRELEHVEFKLKTAKKNLKQQQKELDECVKEIHNAVDAEPSEYPEIVKERQAQYDLARKDADQYAGMGEYLTKCLDAAKRTKLCRTCQRSFKNEAELQTFTKKLDALVKKAGLDAEDETLKSLEEDLETARAASASYDTWVRLSETVIPELEQEEQECESQRDQLLEKLETQDGKVSEMTESKRDVEGLAKTVSTIARYDVEIKTIRSQIQELSTKQQDSSTARTLEDIQEEIASNNEKSRELKKTLAKVTNEKEMTRSEINKLELEFRDMKSNLDNVKFQLEKKADLTVRMEEFKKLNTQQRDAIEKADRDIEGLTPELLQAQARYDDISQRADKRERDLQHEIGRLSDNIHQLDLANDDINSYNQRGGPGQLERSKKELQEIEAEISKLEADQSEITREINKISTQLKDSENTKRQYSDNLTYRQATRSLNTVVEEVEQLEAQNAEVDRGRFKQESERWTREHNSLAAKQASKMGEMKSKDDQLMQLLADWNTDYKDASSKYKECHIKVETTKAAVEDLARYGGALDKAIMQYHGLKMAEINAIAGELWQKTYRGTDVDTILIRSDNENAKGNRSYNYRVCMVKSGAEMDMRGRCSAGQKVLASIIIRLALAECFGVNCGLIALDEPTTNLDRDNIRSLAESLHDIIRTRQQQANFQLIVITHDEEFLRHMKCGDFSDYYYRVSRNERQKSIIERQSIAEVM; this is translated from the exons ATGTACGTGATGATCATTCCCC CAAAAATTGATAAACTCTCTATCCTGGG AGTCCGCTCCTTCGATAATACTCGCAGCGAAACCATCCAGTTCCACACACCCCTCACGTTGATTGTCGGATATAATGGCTCGGGAAAGACG ACCATCATTGAGTGTCTCAAATATGCCACAACAGGCGATCTCCCTCCGAATAGCAAAGGTGGTGCTTTTATTCATGACCCGAAACTATGTGGTGAGAAAGAGGTACTGGCTCAGGTAAAGCTGTCATTCAAGGCCACTTCCGGAGCGAAAATGGTTGCCACGCGCAGCCTACAACTTACGGTCAAAAAAACCACTCGACAGCAGAAGACCCTAGAAGGCCAGCTGCTTATGGTCAAGAACGGCGAGCGCACGGCTATTTCATCGCGAGTGGCTGAGCTGGACCAAATCATGCCGCAGTATTTGGGTGTGTCAAAGGCCGTGCTGGATTCGGTCATTTTCTGCCACCAGGACGAAAGTCTGTGGCCAATGAGTGAACCGTCTGTACTGAAAAAGAGATTTGACGAAATTTTTGAGGCTTTGAAGTACACCAAAGCCATTGATAATATCAAAGCGCTGCGAAAGAAGCAGAATGAGGAGCTTGGCAAATACAAGATCATGGAGCAACACGCgaaagaagacaaagacaAAGCCGACCGTGCTGAAAAACGATCTGTCAAGCTTCAAGATGAAATCGAGGCCTTGCGCGAAGAGACCCAGCGGATGTCGCAAGAGATGCGACGCGTCGCGGAGCTTGCTGATAAGGCTTGGACGCAATCAGAAAGTTTCGCCCAGGTCCTCGGGGCTCTCGAGGGCAAGCGCATCGAAGCCAAAAGCATCCAAACTACCATTGACAACCTTAAAAGACATTTGATTGAGCTTGATGACTCCGACGAATGGCTTGAATCCACCCTGGAGCAATTCGAAACGAAGCAGGTCCAATATCAGCAACAAGAAGAGTCACAAAAGGAAAGCTATATGGAGATCAAGGACCAGATCGAGCAGACTAGGCACCGCCTTGGCCTAAAACAAGCCGAGAATGGAAAGTTTGAGAACGATAAGGCCAATTTCGAGCGCCAGTCCCAAAGGCGCCAAAACATGATCAACGAGATTGCTCGCGCCAACAACATTCGTGGCCTCGGCGAGAAGATAGATCAATCTGAAATTGACACCTTCATGCAAAAGATCAAACGCCTTTTAAGAGAACAGAACCAGTCCTTGGATCGCGTGAAGCGTGAAGCCCAGAGAGAGCTCCGTGAGGTCCAGGAAACGCTTAATGAGATTGGGCAAAGGAAGTCCGCACTTCAAGAGACCAAGAACGCGGCGAAGCGACAGATTGCCGCGAATGAAAACGAGGCAACAACCTATCAAAAAAAGCTCAATGAAATCGAAGTTGATGAAGGCTTCCAAGCTGCGCTTGAGTCAAAGGTTGAGGATATTACGTCAAACCTTGAGCACGCGAAAGATCGAGCCAAAACTGCGTCCTGGGATCAAGATATTCAGGATGCTAATGCGGAAATCCGTCGCCTGGAGGATGAAAACTCACGATTGAACTCCGAGCTCATTGATTCAACCAAGAAAGCTGGAGAATTGGCTCGCTTAGATCACCTCAAGAAAGAATCGAAGGACCGTGAACGCAGTCTACAAACGATGAAAGGAGCTTATAGCGATCGCCTTGAGAAGGCCATTGGCTCAGACTGGAAGCCTGAAACACTGGAGCGAGGCTTCCAGCAAGCTCTCGATATTGAATCAAAGCAAGTGGCCGATGTAGAGCGAGAGCGCGACGGCGTGAGTCGAGAGTTGGAGCACGTAGAATTCAAGCTTAAGACAGCCAAGAAGAACCTCAAGCAACAGCAAAAGGAACTTGATGAATGCGTGAAGGAAATCCACAACGCAGTCGATGCAGAGCCTTCCGAGTACCCCGAAATTGTGAAGGAACGCCAGGCACAATATGATCTCGCTCGCAAAGACGCTGATCAATATGCCGGAATGGGAGAGTATCTTACCAAATGTCTTGATGCTGCTAAGCGCACAAAGTTGTGCCGAACATGTCAAAGATCGTTCAAGAATGAGGCGGAACTTCAGACCTTCACAAAGAAGCTGGATGCCCTAGTCAAGAAGGCTGGCCTTGATGCCGAAGACGAGACCCTGAAGAGCCTCGAAGAAGATCTCGAAACCGCTCGCGCCGCTAGTGCATCCTACGATACTTGGGTCCGTTTGTCGGAGACTGTCATTCCAGAGCTGGaacaagaagagcaagaatGTGAATCTCAGCGTGACCAGCTTCTGGAGAAGTTAGAAACCCAGGATGGAAAGGTCAGCGAGATGACAGAAAGCAAACGTGATGTCGAAGGTCTTGCTAAGACAGTGAGCACTATTGCGCGTTACGATGTCGAGATTAAGACGATCAGATCGCAAATCCAAGAGCTTTCTACAAAGCAGCAAGACTCTTCAACTGCTCGTACCCTGGAAGATATCCAAGAGGAAATCGCCTCCAACAATGAAAAGTCACGGGAGTTGAAAAAGACTTTAGCGAAAGTGACAAATGAGAAAGAAATGACGCGGTCAGAGATCAACAAGCTCGAGCTTGAGTTCAGAGATATGAAGAGTAACCTAGACAATGTCAAATTCCAGCTGGAAAAGAAAGCGGACCTGACTGTCCGAATGGAAGAATTCAAGAAGCTCAATACTCAACAGCGGGACGCAATTGAGAAGGCAGATCGAGATATCGAAGGTCTCACGCCAGAATTGCTTCAAGCCCAAGCCCGTTATGATGATATCAGCCAGCGAGCCGACAAGCGTGAGCGAGATCTGCAGCACGAGATTGGTCGGTTATCTGATAACATCCATCAACTTGACCTTGCCAACGATGACATAAACTCATACAATCAACGGGGAGGCCCGGGCCAGCTTGAACGAAGCAAGAAAGAGCTTCAAGAAATTGAAGCTGAAATTAGCAAACTCGAAGCCGATCAAAGCGAGATCACAAGGGAGATCAACAAAATCTCGACCCAACTCAAGGACAGTGAAAACACAAAGCGGCAGTATTCCGACAACTTGACATATCGCCAAGCCACTCGATCTCTCAACACAGTtgttgaagaagttgagCAATTAGAAGCCCAGAATGCCGAAGTGGACCGAGGTCGCTTTAAGCAAGAGTCAGAACGCTGGACTCGTGAACATAATTCCCTTGCTGCTAAACAGGCGAGCAAGATGGGCGAAATGAAGTCCAAGGACGACCAGTTGATGCAGCTGCTGGCAGACTGGAACACAGATTATAAGGATGCATCTTCGAAATACAAGGAATGCCATATCAAGGTCGAGACCACTAAAGCCGCCGTCGAAGACTTGGCTCGATACGGTGGCGCTCTTGACAAGGCAATCATGCAATATCACGGCCTAAAGATGGCAGAAATTAACGCCATCGCTGGCGAACTTTGGCAGAAGACCTATCGTGGAACCGACGTCGACACAATTCTCATACGGTCCGACAACGAGAATGCCAAGGGCAATCGATCGTACAATTACCGTGTCTGCATGGTCAAGTCAGGCGCCGAGATGGATATGCGAGGCCGATGCAGTGCAGGCCAAAAGGTTCTGGCTAGTATCATCATTCGTCTTGCCCTTGCGGAGTGTTTCGGTGTCAACTGCGGTCTCATTGCACTTGATGAGCCCACCACGAACCTGGACCGAGATAACATTCGCTCTCTGGCGGAGTCGCTGCATGACATTATCCGCACTCGTCAGCAGCAGGCCAACTTCCAGTTGATTGTCATCACGCACGATGAAGAATTTCTGCGCCACATGAAATGTGGTGATTTCAGTGACTACTACTACCGTGTTTCGCGCAACGAGAGACAGAAATCAATTATTGAGCGGCAGTCAATTGCTGAG GTCATGTAA